One region of Brassica napus cultivar Da-Ae chromosome A10, Da-Ae, whole genome shotgun sequence genomic DNA includes:
- the LOC106420402 gene encoding suppressor of disruption of TFIIS-like — protein sequence MEFVNSSTPRYECLLFDLDDTLYPLSSGLSEACANNIIEFMVEKLGIDEDGVVELNQILYKKYGTSMAGLKAVGYEFDNDEYHRFVHGRLPYENLRPDPVLRNLLLTLPLRKMVFSNGDEVHVMKSLKRLGIEDCFERIISFESLNPKVNETEVSLENYLPEIPVICKPAEIAFEKAFDIGQLNPHTTLFFDDSIRNIQTGKAMGLHTVLVGKSEKMEGSDHALKSIHNMKAAFPKLWSESNNKESERIGYATQISIETSVHA from the exons ATGGAATTTGTGAACAGCTCTACACCAAGATATGAATGTCTCCTCTTTG ATTTGGATGATACTCTTTATCCATTAAGCTCTGGTTTATCAGAAGCATGCGCTAACAACATCATAG AATTCATGGTTGAGAAGCTTGGAATAGATGAAGATGGAGTCGTTGAGCTAAACCAAATTCTCTACAAGAAATATGGAACTTCGATGGCTGGTCTAAAG GCCGTAGGTTATGAATTCGACAATGATGAGTACCACAGATTTGTTCATGGAAGATTACCTTATGAAAACCTTAGACCAGACCCGGTTTTGAGAAATCTCCTCCTCACTCTTCCTTTGCGTAAAATG gTTTTCTCGAACGGAGATGAAGTTCATGTGATGAAGTCTCTAAAGAGACTCGGTATCGAAGATTGTTTTGAGAGAATCATAAGCTTCGAGTCCTTGAATCCTAAGGTCAACGAGACTGAggtttctctagaaaattaCCTTCCTGAGATTCCGGTTATCTGTAAACCAGCAGAGATTGCTTTCGAGAAAGCCTTCGACATTGGACAGCTCAATCCTCACACAACC TTGTTCTTCGACGACAGTATCCGTAACATCCAAACCGGAAAAGCCATGGGTCTCCATACAGTCCTG GTTGGTaaatcggaaaaaatggaaggAAGTGATCACGCGTTAAAAAGCATTCACAACATGAAAGCAGCATTTCCGAAACTATGGTCGGAATCTAACAACAAAGAATCTGAAAGAATTGGTTACGCCACACAAATCTCGATTGAAACTTCTGTTCATGCTTAG
- the LOC106420529 gene encoding uncharacterized protein LOC106420529, giving the protein MESVLLCSKVVPRGTPLERNKKFSFRHLNKHLKCNSLPAASRNTPSLRSSEAIKGPSSLRFAPSPVRKGSSFLPRCSISTSTVSDSDNPFVTKFRQLVNKVSQLKVKPLDAVKLTLLLSVLTLAAKKIATLVFNPFFWMYFSWTWLFWPWFIAVGLAGYGVYCFRKHWLGEANAFEQLGIVTSVFTWLTLVPPAYFNGYLEGWPFVFFLAYHYFFFFNVSVRKRLYGDYYARNHDPKWDVDTPLWSRVLFSVGVVVGHWLAAFEGPELHRLPGGWANVGIWGLIVVTMLMHYDSTLYLARYSEKVVVPTDVVQFGPYRWVRHPIYASTMLLFATYCTALRAPLSLLFLVAVCLVYYSKKAKMEEELMVESFGQRYLDYADKVRHKFIPFVY; this is encoded by the coding sequence ATGGAATCTGTGCTTCTCTGCTCAAAGGTTGTCCCTCGAGGGACGCCGTTGGAAAGGAACAAAAAGTTTTCGTTCAGGCATTTAAACAAACACCTTAAGTGCAATTCTCTTCCTGCTGCTTCCAGAAACACTCCGTCACTCCGAAGCTCCGAGGCTATCAAGGGTCCGTCTAGCTTGAGATTTGCTCCGTCCCCAGTGAGAAAAGGTTCGTCTTTTCTACCCAGATGCTCGATTTCCACCTCGACTGTTTCCGATTCCGACAACCCTTTCGTTACCAAGTTCCGACAACTGGTTAATAAAGTCTCTCAGCTGAAAGTGAAGCCCTTGGATGCTGTGAAGTTAACTCTTTTGCTATCGGTTCTGACTCTGGCTGCGAAAAAGATTGCGACTTTGGTCTTCAACCCATTCTTCTGGATGTATTTCAGCTGGACGTGGCTCTTCTGGCCTTGGTTCATCGCTGTGGGTCTCGCGGGCTACGGTGTTTACTGCTTCCGTAAGCATTGGCTCGGCGAAGCCAACGCCTTTGAGCAGCTTGGTATTGTAACTTCAGTCTTCACATGGCTTACACTCGTCCCTCCTGCTTACTTCAATGGCTATCTCGAAGGCTGgccttttgtcttcttcttggcGTACcattacttcttcttcttcaacgtaAGCGTGAGGAAACGCCTCTATGGAGATTACTACGCACGCAACCATGATCCCAAATGGGATGTGGATACGCCTCTATGGTCTCGTGTTTTGTTTAGTGTTGGCGTCGTGGTTGGACACTGGCTTGCGGCTTTCGAAGGCCCTGAGCTTCATCGTTTACCGGGCGGTTGGGCTAATGTAGGGATATGGGGTTTGATTGTGGTTACAATGCTTATGCATTATGATTCGACGCTGTATCTCGCTAGATATTCTGAAAAAGTGGTTGTTCCAACGGATGTTGTGCAGTTTGGTCCTTATAGATGGGTCAGGCATCCGATATATGCTTCTACCATGCTTCTTTTCGCGACGTACTGCACCGCGCTGCGTGCGCCTTTGAGCCTGTTGTTTCTTGTGGCGGTGTGTTTGGTTTACTACAGCAAGAAGGCGAAGATGGAGGAAGAGTTGATGGTGGAGAGTTTCGGTCAAAGGTATTTGGATTATGCTGATAAGGTTAGGCACAAGTTCATTCCTTTTGTTTACTAA
- the LOC106420421 gene encoding small polypeptide DEVIL 18-like has protein sequence MDDKKLWRVSKKDSIFETTHFSSKPDVFRRSFSTKTSSSPSKPILTRSFTTKPSSYPSSEPIFRRSFSAKPAPSKSPFLSRSGSMKCEAGTSSTKCSISRSLSHKGASVTRKCRDVAKEHKSRFYIIKRCVLMLVCWHKHA, from the coding sequence ATGGATGATAAGAAGTTGTGGAGAGTTTCCAAGAAAGATTCCATCTTCGAAACGACTCATTTCTCTTCAAAACCCGACGTTTTCAGACGAAGCTTCTCAACAaaaacttcttcttcaccttcaaAACCCATTTTGACAAGAAGTTTCACAACAAAACCTTCTTCGTATCCTTCCTCGGAACCTATCTTTAGACGAAGTTTCTCTGCAAAACCCGCTCCTTCAAAATCTCCATTTCTGTCAAGAAGCGGTTCAATGAAATGCGAAGCTGGCACATCTTCCACGAAGTGTTCCATCTCTCGGAGCTTGTCTCATAAAGGCGCTTCAGTGACCCGAAAATGTCGTGATGTGGCCAAGGAGCACAAGTCCCGGTTCTACATCATAAAACGCTGCGTTCTGATGCTCGTTTGTTGGCACAAACACGCTTAG